The nucleotide sequence CGAACAGCTACTGACGGCCTTCGGCGGCGTCGCCGGTATTCTGCGGTACTCGACGGGTATCTGATCGGGTTGCCAGTCGGGAGCGTCGAAAAGTGCCACGTCGGCACGGGGAATGCCGACACGGCGTCGAGACAACGCCAGTGGGTTGGGGATCGGTCGTCGAATGGCGTCTCGGGCGTTCGGTGCGGACGCAGGGTTCTGCCTCCGCACACAACAGTATGGCTTGAGAGTAAGTATACACGATGCCTAACTGATTGGGTACTACAGCTCACAGCAACTGTTCGAGTTGGCGGCGTCGCCCCTCGAGGTCGACCGACGGCTCGACACCGTCGGCGATCGACAGCCGGTCGATCACGAGCAGCGGGTCGACGCCCGCGCGTTCGACGTTCGCGAGCAGCGCCGAGATTTCCTGGCGGTGGATCGCGAGCGAGGAGAGCAACCCGACGACGAGTGCCATCGGGATCGCAGCCTCGGACTCGGCCGGAAAGGAATCGTCGATCCGCCGGAAGTCCGACGACTCCTCGGGCGGGTCGGCGACTGGTCTGAGC is from Halorhabdus sp. BNX81 and encodes:
- a CDS encoding DUF6276 family protein — protein: MDCPACGSRMLAFAVPADLREYLPGEDPGAAICPRCLELRPVADPPEESSDFRRIDDSFPAESEAAIPMALVVGLLSSLAIHRQEISALLANVERAGVDPLLVIDRLSIADGVEPSVDLEGRRRQLEQLL